A window of the Physeter macrocephalus isolate SW-GA chromosome 7, ASM283717v5, whole genome shotgun sequence genome harbors these coding sequences:
- the LOC102984895 gene encoding RNA-binding protein with serine-rich domain 1-like, whose product MCVNAGFSTGSSSSCSSSSASSRSGSSSTSSSSSSSSPGSPSPSQRRHDNRRRSRSKSKPSKRDGKERKRRSPSPKPTTVHVGRLTRNVTEDHVEIFSTYGKIKMIDMPVERMHPHLSTGYAYVECENPDEAEKALKHEDGGHIDGQQITATAVLAPGLGHPPGNSALPGRRVPPPPPVWRRSPPRMKRRSRSPRCRSPGRRSHRSGSSSSSSRCVGPPKLCPVTCIPSNSLLSLF is encoded by the exons ATGTGCGTG AATGCTGGTTTTAGCACGGGctccagcagcagctgcagctcaTCTTCAGCATCGAGCCGCTCCGGAAGTTCCAGCACCTCCAGCTCTAGCTCCAGCAGCTCCCCTGGCTCTCCGAGCCCTTCTCAGCGCAGGCATGACAACAGGCGGCGTTCCCGCTCCAAATCCAAACCATCCAAAAgagatggaaaggaaaggaaaaggcgGAGCCCTTCCCCTAAACCCACCACAGTGCACGTTGGAAGGCTCACCAGGAATGTGACCGAGGATCATGTGGAGATATTCTCCACCTATGGGAAAATTAAGATGATTGACATGCCTGTAGAAAGGATGCACCCCCATCTGTCTACAGGCTACGCATATGTGGAGTGTGAGAATCCAGATGAAGCCGAGAAGGCGCTGAAGCACGAGGACGGAGGACACATCGATGGCCAGCAGATCACTGCCACCGCTGTGCTGGCCCCTGGCCTCGGCCACCCCCCAGGCAATTCAGCCCTCCCAGGAAGGAGAGTGCCGCCACCGCCTCCCGTGTGGCGCAGGTCACCCCCACGGATGAAGAGAAGGTCGCGTTCCCCTCGGTGCAGGTCCCCCGGCCGCCGTAGCCACAGGAgcggctccagctccagctcctcccGATGCGTGGGGCCACCGAAGCTCTGCCCTGTGACTTGTATCCCATCCAACTCACTTTTGTCACTTTTCTAG